A single genomic interval of Arthrobacter methylotrophus harbors:
- a CDS encoding tautomerase family protein — translation MPLIEVSIARGRSPEQLRALIAELHRAAERSVGALPENTTVIIREIEHEHWSRGNQTIAERNAVAQEAAPIQHVSANTAPEQRSH, via the coding sequence ATGCCTCTTATCGAAGTCTCCATCGCCCGAGGCCGGAGCCCCGAGCAGCTCCGCGCGCTCATCGCTGAGCTTCACCGCGCCGCCGAACGCTCAGTGGGCGCGCTACCCGAAAACACCACTGTCATCATCCGCGAAATCGAACACGAACACTGGTCCCGCGGCAACCAGACCATCGCCGAACGCAACGCAGTCGCCCAGGAAGCGGCACCCATCCAGCACGTGTCGGCGAACACCGCGCCAGAACAAAGGAGTCACTAA
- a CDS encoding GntR family transcriptional regulator, with protein MQEDLMVTTETVEQEGLLERIRRLVLGGEFPPGALLPEAYLAQEFEVSRTPVREALKQLQQEGLVEIRPKVGTFVREPTRREIVELFQLKESLEGLAASLLARRGDVSELSVLRRNLRDSDEAVLTRDKEAYARLVHEFHWTIVRGSDNFKLYEHYERLMNQLAYQRLVVRTVEHPGRIAASTREHHAVLEMIENKDPFGAESAMRNHVYATSREALITEPALERRN; from the coding sequence ATGCAAGAGGATCTGATGGTCACCACGGAAACTGTCGAGCAGGAAGGCCTCCTCGAGAGGATCCGGCGACTCGTCCTGGGAGGCGAGTTCCCTCCGGGCGCGCTCCTGCCCGAGGCTTATCTCGCCCAGGAATTCGAGGTCAGCCGCACCCCTGTTCGCGAGGCCCTCAAACAGCTCCAGCAAGAAGGGCTGGTGGAAATCCGTCCGAAGGTCGGCACCTTCGTGCGGGAGCCCACCCGCCGGGAGATCGTCGAGCTCTTCCAACTCAAGGAATCCTTGGAGGGCCTGGCCGCATCGCTGCTCGCCCGGCGCGGGGACGTCTCCGAACTTTCGGTGCTCCGCCGGAACCTCCGGGACTCCGACGAGGCAGTCCTCACAAGGGACAAAGAGGCCTATGCCCGGCTCGTCCACGAATTCCATTGGACGATTGTCCGCGGCTCGGACAATTTCAAGCTTTACGAACACTATGAACGGCTCATGAACCAGCTGGCGTACCAGCGGCTTGTGGTGCGCACCGTCGAGCACCCCGGCCGGATCGCCGCGTCCACCCGCGAGCACCATGCAGTCCTCGAAATGATCGAGAACAAGGACCCCTTCGGCGCGGAATCCGCGATGCGGAACCACGTCTACGCGACGTCCCGTGAAGCCTTGATTACCGAGCCGGCGTTGGAACGCCGGAACTAA
- a CDS encoding flavin reductase — protein sequence MQQTLEPLITSAWLEAWDKGDLDALDSLVAVGYTRTSKATGATVDITGLKAEIAAVREAFPDLRTTIDNVVEGNGTVAVFWTSTGTHAHEYLGVPATGLTVHTRGSNILVLKDGKITKETVTWDGSELLAALGIRPLRGIATPDVGDSSDFPELDADLMKAFNRQFITGVTVVTTKEGETPKGLAANSYCSVSIEPPLVLICVQKTSSTYPALFSSSHLGINILGTAQHETVRVFASKAADKFADLDWHEGPKGSPLLNGSAASLEAEIQERFQAKTHTVFICRVRHAEIDDSAPMVYKAGHFYDGGNLAEL from the coding sequence ATGCAACAGACTCTTGAACCGCTCATCACATCAGCTTGGCTCGAGGCCTGGGACAAGGGTGACCTTGATGCCCTCGACAGTCTCGTAGCGGTTGGCTACACGCGAACCAGCAAGGCGACGGGCGCCACTGTCGACATCACGGGTCTCAAAGCCGAGATTGCCGCGGTGCGGGAAGCTTTTCCGGACCTGCGCACCACGATCGACAACGTCGTTGAGGGAAATGGCACGGTCGCCGTCTTCTGGACGTCTACCGGCACCCATGCCCATGAATACCTCGGCGTCCCGGCAACAGGACTTACCGTCCACACCAGGGGCTCGAACATCCTGGTCCTCAAGGATGGCAAGATCACGAAAGAAACCGTGACCTGGGACGGGAGCGAGCTGCTGGCTGCCCTCGGGATTCGCCCGCTGCGCGGGATAGCCACTCCTGACGTTGGAGACAGCAGCGACTTCCCGGAGCTTGACGCAGACTTGATGAAGGCGTTCAACCGCCAGTTCATCACCGGTGTCACCGTGGTCACCACCAAGGAAGGCGAAACCCCCAAAGGGCTGGCAGCGAACTCATACTGCTCAGTTTCCATTGAGCCGCCCCTGGTCCTGATCTGTGTTCAGAAAACCTCCAGCACCTACCCGGCGCTGTTCTCGTCGAGCCACCTCGGCATCAACATCCTGGGAACGGCACAACACGAGACGGTGCGGGTGTTCGCCTCGAAGGCGGCAGACAAGTTTGCGGACCTGGACTGGCACGAGGGGCCGAAGGGAAGCCCGCTTTTGAACGGGTCGGCGGCTTCTTTGGAGGCCGAAATTCAAGAGCGGTTCCAAGCGAAGACCCATACAGTCTTCATCTGCCGGGTCCGGCACGCGGAAATCGACGATTCTGCGCCGATGGTCTACAAGGCCGGACATTTCTACGACGGCGGAAATCTCGCCGAACTCTAG
- a CDS encoding helix-turn-helix domain-containing protein produces the protein MDRSDEIREFLISRRAKISPEQAGVPLYGKLRRVPGLRREEVAQLAGVSPDYYTRLERGSIRGASDAVLEAVAPALQLDEAERAHLMDLARTANAPSRRTQRRPPQQRVRPGVLRLLDGMTAAVAIVQNGRSDVLASNLLGRALYGPVFNFAGMVPRPRPGRGHVL, from the coding sequence GTGGACAGAAGCGACGAAATCCGTGAATTCCTGATCTCGCGTCGGGCGAAGATCAGCCCGGAGCAAGCAGGCGTTCCCCTCTATGGGAAGCTGCGGCGTGTTCCCGGGCTCCGCCGTGAGGAAGTGGCGCAGCTCGCGGGGGTGAGTCCGGATTACTACACCCGTCTGGAGCGCGGCAGTATCCGCGGGGCCTCTGACGCTGTGCTCGAGGCCGTGGCGCCTGCCCTTCAGCTGGACGAGGCCGAGCGGGCGCACCTGATGGATCTGGCTCGGACGGCCAATGCGCCGTCGCGTCGGACACAACGGCGGCCACCGCAGCAGAGGGTCCGTCCCGGGGTGCTGCGTCTGCTGGACGGGATGACCGCAGCGGTCGCCATCGTCCAGAACGGACGTTCGGACGTGCTGGCCTCGAACCTGCTGGGCCGGGCGCTGTACGGGCCGGTGTTCAACTTCGCCGGAATGGTTCCACGACCACGTCCGGGTAGAGGACATGTTCTTTGA
- a CDS encoding amino acid synthesis family protein has protein sequence MSIRKIVTFTEDVLIEGGREVAPSARVAVVAAIVKNPWAGQGFVEDLSAGIDANASDIGALLAPRVLEALGAPAEAYGKAAIVGLNGEIEHGSGLIHTLAFGNHFRDAANATTLLPAVEKRGPAGVVFDIPLKHITDATIRSHHQSIEVRINDAPHADEIVIALAAAAQGRPQQRLAAFATESK, from the coding sequence ATGAGCATCCGCAAGATCGTCACCTTCACCGAAGACGTACTCATCGAAGGCGGACGGGAGGTCGCACCCTCCGCGCGTGTCGCCGTCGTCGCAGCCATTGTCAAAAACCCGTGGGCCGGCCAGGGCTTCGTCGAGGACCTCTCCGCAGGAATCGACGCCAACGCCTCGGACATCGGCGCCCTGCTCGCCCCCCGCGTGCTCGAAGCACTCGGCGCCCCCGCCGAAGCGTACGGCAAGGCTGCCATCGTCGGCCTGAACGGTGAAATCGAACACGGCTCCGGCCTCATCCACACCCTTGCCTTCGGAAACCACTTCCGTGACGCGGCCAATGCCACCACGCTACTGCCGGCCGTGGAAAAGCGCGGGCCGGCGGGAGTCGTGTTCGACATTCCGCTCAAACACATCACGGACGCGACCATCCGCTCCCACCACCAGAGCATCGAGGTCCGCATCAATGACGCACCGCACGCCGATGAGATCGTGATCGCCCTTGCCGCCGCCGCCCAGGGACGCCCTCAGCAACGACTCGCGGCGTTCGCCACCGAATCGAAGTAG
- a CDS encoding alpha/beta fold hydrolase, whose protein sequence is MTAVVTRARIALIHGVGLDGSMWGPLREFLEPEYDVQILELLGHGRREKAPEGVTLAELATDVAERLDPGTHVVGFSLGALVAQHLARFRPDLVASLVSVGSVCARTPEEHAAVMMRLAAAEADFPATVEASIRRWYPEGSAVPAELVEATREVLLRNDPQSFLACYRVFATADAEIAPELPRITVPSHAVTGGLDPGSTPEMSARLAAAIPGCTYSVISGARHMMPVERPQELADTLTAFIKEHSHVH, encoded by the coding sequence GTGACCGCCGTCGTGACCCGCGCCCGCATAGCCCTGATCCACGGCGTCGGCCTCGATGGCTCGATGTGGGGACCCCTGCGTGAGTTCCTCGAACCGGAATACGACGTCCAGATCCTCGAACTCCTAGGCCACGGGCGTCGGGAGAAAGCCCCCGAAGGCGTGACGCTTGCCGAGCTCGCAACGGACGTCGCGGAGCGCCTGGACCCGGGCACACATGTTGTCGGGTTCTCGCTGGGCGCCCTCGTAGCGCAGCATCTGGCCCGGTTCCGGCCAGACCTCGTTGCCTCCCTCGTTTCCGTCGGCTCGGTGTGCGCCCGGACGCCGGAAGAACACGCTGCGGTGATGATGCGTCTGGCCGCAGCGGAAGCGGACTTCCCGGCAACGGTGGAGGCGTCGATCCGCCGGTGGTACCCGGAAGGCTCTGCGGTGCCAGCGGAGTTAGTCGAGGCGACGCGGGAAGTCCTGCTTCGCAACGACCCGCAATCCTTCCTGGCCTGCTACCGCGTGTTCGCCACCGCAGACGCGGAAATCGCGCCCGAACTCCCCCGGATCACCGTTCCTTCCCATGCCGTGACCGGTGGGCTGGACCCCGGGTCGACGCCGGAGATGAGCGCCCGGCTGGCCGCGGCCATCCCCGGCTGTACTTACTCCGTCATCAGCGGGGCGCGCCACATGATGCCCGTGGAACGTCCCCAAGAACTCGCCGACACCCTCACCGCCTTCATCAAGGAGCATTCCCATGTCCACTGA
- a CDS encoding aldehyde dehydrogenase, translating into MSTERRYEHFINGEWVPPSSGEYFDSTNPATLDVLYRAARGNEADVERAVSAAAAAFENPAWRDLSQTKRGHLLRRLGDLVGEYGDELARMETEDNGKLLREMRAQLAAMPEYYYYYAGLADKIQGDTIPGSSKAMLNYTLREPLGVVGAITPWNSPLTLTTSKLAPALASGNTIVIKPSEYTSASVLRLAALADEAGFPPGVINVVTGFGAEAGAALVDDRRLAKISFTGSTATGARIASATASRFIGSTLELGGKSPNIVFADADVANASMGVVAGIFAAAGQTCIAGSRVFAHKAVYDELLERVANRARSIVIGDPLLDATELGPLAFQDQRDKVASYVDLGVSEGATVLTGGARPNIGLGGYFFEPTVLTDVDNSMRVVREEIFGPVAAIMPFETEEEVLRLANDTSYGLAAGVWTTNLARAHRMASRLEAGTIWVNTYRTMSPQSPREGFKTSGVGVEHGMESIREYTRLKSVWINTDESPIADPFIMRS; encoded by the coding sequence ATGTCCACTGAACGCCGCTACGAGCACTTCATCAACGGGGAGTGGGTTCCGCCGTCGTCCGGGGAGTACTTTGACAGCACCAACCCGGCGACGCTGGACGTGCTCTACCGTGCCGCGCGGGGCAACGAAGCCGATGTCGAGCGGGCGGTATCTGCCGCGGCGGCCGCCTTCGAAAACCCCGCATGGCGGGACCTCAGCCAGACAAAGCGCGGGCACTTGCTCCGCCGCTTGGGCGACCTCGTAGGCGAATACGGGGACGAACTAGCCCGGATGGAAACCGAAGACAACGGCAAGCTCCTGCGGGAAATGCGCGCCCAGCTCGCCGCGATGCCCGAGTATTACTACTACTATGCCGGGCTGGCTGACAAGATACAGGGCGACACCATCCCGGGCTCCAGCAAGGCGATGCTGAACTACACCCTCCGCGAACCCCTCGGCGTCGTGGGTGCCATCACCCCGTGGAACTCTCCCCTGACGCTGACCACCAGCAAACTCGCCCCCGCCCTTGCGAGCGGCAACACCATCGTGATCAAACCCTCCGAGTACACCTCCGCCTCCGTGTTGCGCTTGGCCGCTCTGGCCGACGAAGCCGGCTTCCCGCCCGGTGTCATCAACGTGGTCACCGGCTTCGGAGCAGAAGCCGGAGCGGCCCTGGTCGATGACCGCCGCCTGGCCAAAATCTCGTTCACAGGCAGCACCGCCACGGGCGCCCGCATTGCCTCCGCTACCGCGTCCCGCTTCATCGGCTCGACCCTCGAACTGGGCGGCAAGTCCCCGAACATTGTCTTCGCCGATGCCGACGTCGCCAATGCTTCCATGGGGGTGGTGGCCGGCATCTTCGCCGCGGCCGGCCAGACCTGCATCGCCGGCAGCCGCGTGTTCGCCCACAAGGCCGTCTACGACGAACTGCTGGAGCGGGTCGCCAACCGTGCCCGCAGCATCGTCATCGGAGATCCGCTCCTTGACGCCACCGAGCTCGGGCCGCTCGCCTTCCAGGATCAGCGGGACAAGGTGGCCAGCTACGTCGATCTCGGCGTATCCGAAGGCGCCACCGTCCTCACCGGCGGCGCCCGGCCCAACATAGGCCTCGGCGGCTACTTCTTCGAACCCACCGTCCTCACCGACGTCGACAATTCCATGCGCGTGGTCAGGGAGGAAATCTTCGGCCCCGTCGCAGCCATCATGCCATTCGAAACCGAGGAAGAAGTGCTCCGGCTGGCAAACGACACCAGCTACGGACTGGCAGCGGGTGTCTGGACCACCAACCTGGCCAGGGCCCACCGGATGGCCAGCCGCCTGGAAGCAGGCACCATCTGGGTCAACACTTACCGCACCATGTCTCCCCAATCACCCCGGGAAGGCTTCAAGACCAGCGGAGTCGGCGTCGAACACGGCATGGAGAGCATCCGGGAATACACCAGGCTCAAGAGCGTCTGGATCAACACCGACGAATCCCCCATTGCCGACCCCTTCATCATGAGGAGCTAA
- a CDS encoding LLM class flavin-dependent oxidoreductase: MRFSLFAHMERWDESVSHQECFENLTELALIAEAGGFSTIWIGEHHSMEYTISPSPMPQLAYLAARTSRIRLGAGTIIAPFWNPLRVAGETALLDVISNGRMEVGLARGAYQFEFDRLMGGMSAVDGGKHLRELVPAVRALWEGDYAHDGEIWQFPTSTSVPKPVQKPTPPMWIAARDISSHEFAVANGCNVMVTPLMKGDEEVEDLAHKFDTAVEHNPGVPRPDLMVLRHTHVHPADEPEGWRRPAEGIQKFYRTFDAWFGNKTTPKNGFLEPSPAEKFADRPEFTPESLHKTAMIGTPDEIIERIRHYETLGVDEFSIWSDNSLSHEEKKRSLELFIEHVIPAFQEQPASAAH; the protein is encoded by the coding sequence ATGCGCTTTTCCCTCTTCGCCCATATGGAGCGCTGGGACGAGTCCGTCTCACACCAAGAATGCTTCGAGAACCTGACAGAGCTCGCCCTCATCGCGGAGGCCGGAGGCTTCAGCACCATCTGGATTGGTGAGCACCATTCGATGGAGTACACCATCTCGCCCAGTCCCATGCCCCAGCTTGCATACTTGGCCGCGCGCACCTCGCGCATCCGCCTGGGCGCCGGAACGATCATCGCGCCCTTCTGGAACCCGCTGCGCGTAGCCGGCGAGACGGCGCTCCTGGACGTCATCAGCAATGGCCGGATGGAAGTGGGACTGGCACGCGGCGCTTACCAGTTCGAGTTCGACCGCCTCATGGGCGGCATGTCAGCAGTCGACGGCGGCAAGCACCTGCGCGAACTGGTACCGGCCGTGCGCGCGCTCTGGGAAGGCGACTACGCCCACGACGGCGAGATCTGGCAGTTCCCGACCTCGACGAGTGTCCCCAAGCCCGTGCAAAAGCCGACACCGCCCATGTGGATCGCCGCCCGCGACATCTCCTCACACGAGTTCGCAGTCGCAAACGGCTGCAACGTGATGGTCACTCCCCTCATGAAGGGCGACGAAGAGGTCGAAGACCTTGCGCACAAATTCGACACCGCGGTGGAACACAACCCCGGAGTCCCCCGCCCCGATCTCATGGTGCTCCGCCACACCCATGTCCACCCAGCAGACGAGCCCGAGGGATGGCGGCGTCCTGCCGAGGGCATTCAAAAGTTCTACAGGACGTTTGATGCCTGGTTCGGAAACAAGACCACTCCGAAGAACGGCTTCCTCGAACCGAGCCCAGCCGAGAAGTTCGCCGACCGCCCGGAGTTCACCCCTGAATCCCTCCACAAGACCGCGATGATCGGGACGCCTGACGAGATCATCGAGCGCATCCGCCACTACGAGACACTCGGCGTCGACGAGTTCAGCATCTGGTCCGACAACAGCCTGAGCCACGAGGAGAAGAAGCGCTCCCTGGAACTCTTCATCGAACACGTCATTCCGGCCTTCCAGGAACAGCCCGCGTCCGCAGCACATTGA
- a CDS encoding amino acid synthesis family protein, with the protein MMNDEGFGIRKIVYYSEEILLENGSAPAVPAVRATAAAVVANPWLGGKASDDLSSEVVQLAPVLARKLTDVLSAELGGVDAIQAFGKAAIVGTGGEIEHGAALIHTPFFGNLVREYFEGESIICFADDRADAGSTLVVPLWHKNAAATRTHYQTITTRIGDAPGPGEIVVVLGASTGPRPHSRIGDRLTDPVVKADILGELIS; encoded by the coding sequence ATGATGAACGACGAAGGCTTCGGTATCCGCAAGATCGTCTATTACAGCGAGGAAATCCTGCTCGAAAACGGATCTGCCCCGGCGGTGCCTGCCGTCCGCGCGACTGCCGCCGCCGTCGTCGCCAATCCTTGGCTTGGCGGGAAGGCGAGCGATGACCTGTCGTCGGAAGTCGTCCAGCTTGCACCGGTCCTCGCGCGGAAGCTGACGGACGTCCTGAGCGCGGAGCTAGGCGGCGTGGACGCCATCCAGGCCTTCGGCAAGGCAGCGATAGTAGGCACAGGCGGCGAAATCGAACACGGCGCGGCCCTCATCCACACTCCGTTCTTCGGCAACTTGGTCCGTGAGTATTTCGAGGGCGAATCGATCATCTGCTTCGCGGATGACAGGGCCGACGCCGGCAGCACCCTCGTCGTGCCGTTGTGGCACAAAAACGCTGCTGCAACCCGCACGCACTACCAGACCATCACCACGCGGATCGGTGACGCGCCCGGGCCCGGCGAGATCGTCGTCGTCCTTGGCGCATCCACCGGGCCGCGGCCCCATTCGCGTATCGGTGACCGCCTCACGGACCCGGTCGTTAAAGCAGACATACTAGGAGAATTGATTTCATGA